Sequence from the Candidatus Rokuibacteriota bacterium genome:
GGGTCAGGGTTCCTCGATCGTTACCGTCGTCGCTCATGAGTATCCTCCTCGATGCTCGTGTGTGGACCTTAGCGAAGGCCGTGTGAACCGGCGGTGAACGGAGAATTCAGATTCGGTTCATCCGCGGCCGGCTATGCTGGGGCCATGGGTAGACGCGTCCTCGTCGCCGTCCTGGCCGCCTCCCTGCTCGCCATCCCGGGCGTATGGGCCGATGAGCGCCAGGAGGACCACGAGCGCGCCCGTGCCGCGCTGGAACGCGGCGAGGTGGCACCGCTGGCCCAGGCCATCGCCAAGGTGCAATCCCTCTACGCCGGCGATGTCGTGGAGACCGAGATCGAAAGCGAGCACGGCCGCTTCCGTTACGAGATCAAGCTGCTGACGCCCGAGGGTCGGGTCCTCAAGGTCGTGCTCGACGCCCGCACGCTGGAGATCGTCAAGGTCAAGGGCCGCCCCGGCCGCGACGGGCGGAGGAAGTGATGCGCATCCTGGTGGTCGAGGACGATCCCGCGCTGGCTCGCCAGCTCAAGGCGGCCCTGGCCGAGACCGGCTACGCGGTCGACCGCGCCCCCGACGGCGAGGAGGGCGAGTTCCTGGGGGAGACCGAGACGTACGACGCCGTCGTGCTCGATCTCGGGCTGCCCAAGGTCGACGGGGTGACCGTCCTCCGGCGCTGGCGGGCGGCGGGGCGGACCATGCCGGTGCTCATCCTCACCGCGCGCGATGGCTGGGGCGAGAAGGTGGCGGGTTTCGATGCCGGCGCCGACGACTATCTGGGCAAGCCCTTCCACATGGAGGAGCTGCTGGCCCGGCTCCGGGCGCTGATCCGCCGGAGCGCAGGCCACGCCCAGCCGGTGCTCGACTGCGGGCTGGTGCGCCTCGACACCCGCGCGGGCCGCGTCACCGTGGACGGCACGCCGGTGGAGCTGACGGCGCACGAGCTGAAGGTGCTCAGCTACCTCATGCATCACCTGGGTCGAGTGGTCTCCCGCAGCGAGCTGACCGAACACGTCTACGCCCAGGATTTCGACCGCGACTCCAACACCATCGAGGTCTTCGTCGGCCGCCTGCGCCGGAAGCTGGGGGCCGACGTGATCCGTACCTATCGCGGTCGCGGCTACTGCATGGTCGCCGCCCCCGCCGGCGAGGACGCCCCCTGAGAGCGGCCGATCCGCCCGCTGCCCCCCCGGGGGCACCGGCGGTCGCGCCGGTGGGCTCGCTGCTCGCCCGACTGGTCGGGGTGGCGGTGCTGTGGATCGCGGTGGCCCTGCTGGCGGCCGGGTTGATCCTGGCCCACCTGTTCCGCGCTCACGTCGAGCGCACCTTCGACGCGGGGCTGCGCGATCACATGGCCGAGCTGGTGGCATTGGCCGACACCGATGCCGCCGGCCGTCTTCGCCTCAAGCGCCCATCGGTCGATCCCAACTTCGCCCGGCCGCTGTCGGGCTGGTACTGGCAGATCACGGACTCAACCGGCCGGATCGATCGTTCGCGTTCACTGTGGGACCAGGAGCTGGCGGTCCCCGCGGCGGGACCGTCGCCCCGCCTCGTCGTCCTCGCCGGGCCGCGGGGCCAAGCCCTGCGCGCCCTGGTGCGCGCCGTCGACCTGCCAGAGGCGCCAGCGCCTTTCGGCTTCGTGGTGGCCGGCCCCCAGGAGGAGATCGAGAAGGCCGTCCACGGCCTGGTGTCGGTGCTGGCCGTGGCCCTGGTGGTGCTGGGGCTGGGCCTGGTCGGCGCGGTGGTCGGCCAGGTCGGGGTGGGTCTGCGGCCCTTGCGGCGCCTGCGCCGTGCCGTCGCCTCCGTGCGCGCCGGGCGCGCCGCCCGGGTCGACGGCGCCTATCCCGCGGAGGTGGCGCCACTGGCCGACGAGATTAACGCGCTCCTGGCCCACGACGCCGAGGTGGTGATGCGGGCACGCACCCAGGCCGGCGACCTGGCTCACGCATTGAAGACGCCGCTGGCGGTGCTCGCCAACGAGGCCGCGGGGCTGCCGCCGGAGCGTGCGGCGCTGGTGCGCGGCCAGGCCGATCTCATGCGGCGTCACATCGACCGTCATCTCAGCCGCGCCCGCGCCGCCGCCAGCCGCAGCGTGCTGGGTGCCCGCTGTCCGGTCGGGCCCGTGGGTGCTGCCCTGGTCCGGACCCTGGCGGCGCTGCACCGCGGTCGGACCATCGCCATCACCGTCGACGGGCTGGACGGCCTCGTCTTCGGCGGCGACCGCCACGACCTCGAGGAGATGCTGGGGAACCTCCTCGACAACGCCTGCAAGTGGGGCCGGACGCAGGTCAGGGCCGCCGGCCGCCTGGTGGCGCGCCCCGACGGCGACCGCCTCGAGCTGACGGTGGAGGATGACGGCCCTGGCATCCCCGAGGAGGCGCTGGGGGAGGCGCTCGTGCGCGGGCGCCGTCTCGACGAGAGCGTTCCAGGCAGCGGGTTGGGGCTCGCCATCGTCGACGACGTGGCGGCGCTCTATGGCGGCGGCGTCGCGCTGCGGCGCTCGGAGCTCGGTGGCCTGGCCGCCGTGCTCGATCTGCCGGCCGCGGGCTAGCCTTCTTCCTCCGGGAGCCGGCGCAGGTCGAGCACTGGGCCGGAACCGCCGGAGGCCTGGGGGCTCTGCGGGTTTGTTGGGCCCTGTGAGCCCGGGTGATACGATAGCTGCGCCGCCGTGAGCACCACGTATCGACCCGAGCCTGTTCCCATCGACAACCCCGTGGAGCCCTGCGTCCGCCTCATCCCCCTCGGGGGGCTGGGGGAGATCGGCCTCAACATGATGCTCGTGGAGTCGGGGGAGGACATCGTCGCCGTGGACTGTGGCCTCATGTTCCCCGACGACGAGATGCGGGGGGTGGACTACGTGATCCCCGACTTCTCCTACCTCCGCCAGCGGCGCGGAGCTTTCCGGGCGGTGGCGCTGACCCACGGCCACGAGGACCACGTCGGCGCGCTCTCCTACCTCCTCCGCGAGTTCGACGTGCCGGTGTACGGCACGCCCTTGACGCTGGCCATCGCCCGCCACCGGCTCAGCGAGCACGGGCTGGCCGAGCAGGCGGATCTCCGTCCCTATGGGCCCGGCGACGAGATCCGCGCGGGCGCCTTCCGGCTCTTCCCCATCCGCGTCACGCATTCCATCGCCGACGGCATCGGGCTCTGCATCGAGACGCCGGTGGGCACTCTGGTCCACACGGGCGACTTCAAGCTCGACGCCCATCCCGTCGACGCCCAGCAGCCCGACTACGGCGCCTTCGCCGCCCTCGGCGCGCGGGGAGTGCTCGCGCTCTGCTCCGACTCGACCAATGTCGGCCGCCCGGGGCGCACGGGATCCGAGACCGAGGTGGGCCAGGCGCTGGCCTGGCGCTTCGCCGAGGCGCCCGGGCGGATCATCGTCGCCACCTTCGCCTCGCACATTCACCGTATCCAGCAGCTGCTCGACCTGGCCGCGGCCGGCTCCCGCAAGGTCGCGCTCCTGGGCAAGAGCATGGCGGCCAACGTCGCGGTGGCTGCCGAGCTGGGCTATCTCAAGGTGCCCGACGGGCTCCTGGTCACGCTGGACGAGGCGGCGGAGCTGTCCCCGGAGCGCCAGCTCATCCTCTCCACCGGGAGCCAGGGCGAGCCGAACTCGGCGCTGGCCCTCATGGCGGCGGGCGAGCACAAGTACTTCGAGGTGGGCCCGGGCGACCTCGTGATCTTCTCCTCGCGCATCATCCCGGGCAACGAGCGGGTCCTGGGGCGGCTCATCAACGCGCTGCTCCGGCGTGGCGCCGAGGTGCTCTGGGAGGACGTGGCCTTCGTGCATGTCTCCGGCCACGCCAGCCAGGAGGATCTCGAGGAGATGCTGCGGCTGACCCGGCCGCGCTACTTCGTGCCGGTGCACGGCGAGTACCGCCATCTTCTGCAGCACGCCCGCCTGGCGGAGCGCATGGGGATCCCCGCCTCCCGCATCTTCCTCCTGGAGGACGGGCTCGGGCTCGAGCTGACCCGGTCCGGCGCGCGCGTCCTGAGCGGCTACCCCGCGGAGCGGGTGTTCGTGGACGGCAAGGGCGTCGGGGACATCGGGGCAGTGGTCCTGCGGGACAGAGAGATCCTCGCCGAGTCCGGCATGGTCGTGGTGGCACTCACCATCGATAGGCAGACAGGGGCCATCGTCGCGGGACCGGAGATCGTCTCGCGCGGGTTCGTCTACGTGAAGGAGGCCGACGACCTCATGGCCGAGGTGAAGGAGGCGATCCGTGACGCGCTGGCCGCCCGGGAGGAGCCGGAGGTGCTCGACAGGGAGCTGTTCGGCGCCATCGTCCGGAGCGCGGTGCGCCGGTTCATCAACCAGCGCTTCCAGCGCAAGCCCATCGTCCTTCCGGTAATTCTGGAGGTATAGCGAGGTGTCCACGCGACGGGGGCCACGGGCGTCAGGCGCGGGCGGGCGCCAGCCCGGGTGCCCGCGGCCAGGCGCGGGCGGGCGCCAGCCCGGGTGCCCGCGGCCAGGCGCGGGCGGGCGCCAGCCCGGGTGCCCGCGCCATGGTGACATCTGATGGCCGCCAGAATCGTGGATCCGCGTGCGGAGGACGGCACGGAGACGCTCGCCACGGCCCAGGACGCCCGCCGCCGGCGCACCGTCCGCAAGGCCGCCCGGGAGCACGGCCGCTGGGTGCGCGAGGTCAAGGGCATCCTCGCGCTGGCGCTGGCCGGGTTCGCCCTGGTGGCGCTCTACGCCTTCGATCCCGCCCGTCACCCGCTGGATCAGTCGAGCCCCGTGGGCCCGGTGGGGCTCTGGCTCGGCTCCGCGAGCTTCCAGGTCTTCGGCTATGCCGGCTACCTCTTCCCGCTCCTGCTGGTCTGTTACGGCGCGGGCGCCTTCGTCCACTCACGAATCGCGCGAGGGTGGCCCGGTGTGGTGGGACTCGGGCTCCTCCTGGTGAGCGTGGCCGGCATCCTGGCCCGCGCCTCGGATACGCTGTCGGAGCTCCGCATCCACAAGGGCGGCCTCCTCGGCTGGGCCATCACCGAGGTCCTGCTGCGCTCCGTGGGGACGGTGGGGACGTGGATTCTTCTCCTGGCGATCATCCCGGTCGGGGCTCTCTTCGTCACCCAGGCCTCCCTGGGACTGGCCTCGCGCGGCGCGGGCGCGCGGCTCGCCGGCCTCTGGCGGCGGCGTCCCGCCCCCGGCCCGGCGGGCGCCACCCCCTCCCCGAACCCAGGCGAGGGCGTGGGCAGGCCCGAGGACTCCGAGCCGACCGCCCCGCCGCCCTTCGTGGTCAAGGAGCCGCCCCGGCCCAGGGCTGGGCTCGTGGAGAAGGGACTTGCCTGGCAGGAGACCTTCGACTTCGGCACCGGCGGGGCCCGGTCCTTCCAGCTGCCGGCGGTCGGGCTCCTGGCGGCCCCCCCCGCCACCGGACTCCAGCGGACGCGGGAGGAGCTCGAGGCCAATGCCAACACGCTCAAGCGAAAGCTCCAGGACTTCGGCGTCGAGGGGCACATCGTCCAGGCCAGCCCCGGCCCCGTCATCACCTCCTACGAGTTCGAGCCGGCGCCGGGCATCAAGGTGAGCCAGGTCGTCAACCTCTCCGACGACCTCGCCCTGGCCATGAAGGCCGCCGCCGTGCGCATCGTCGGGCCCATCCCGGGGCGGGGCACCGTGGCGGTGGAGGTGCCGAACCCGGAGCAGGCCACGGTGTACCTGCGGGAGATCCTGGTCTCCTCGGAGTTCATCGAGTCCAGGGGTAAGCTGCCGCTGGCGCTGGGCAAGGACACCACCGGCAACCCCGTGGTGTCCGACCTCACCGCCATGCCCCACCTCCTCATCGCCGGCTCGACGGGCAGCGGCAAGAGTGTGGGGCTCAACACGATGATCTGCTCGCTGCTCTACAAGGCCACGCCGGCGGATGTGCGCTTCCTCCTCATCGACCCCAAGCGGCTCGAGCTGGGGGTCTACGAGGGCATCCCCCACCTCCTGGCGCCCGTGGTCACCGACGCCAAGGAGGCGGCCATGCGCCTCAAGTGGATCGTGGGGAAGATGGACGAGCGCTACAAGCTGCTCCAGGGCAAGGCCGTCCGCAACATCGAGGGCTACAACCGTGAGGTCCCGGCCGAGGAGAAGCTCCCTTACTGGATCGTGGTGGTGGACGAGCTGGCCGACCTCATGATGGCCTCGGCCGGCGAGGTGCAGAACTCCCTCGTGCGCCTGGCTCAGATCGCGCGGGCCGTTGGCATTCACCTGATCGTCGCCACCCAGCGGCCGTCGGTTGACGTGGTGACCGGGCTCATCAAGGCCAATTTCCCCACGCGCATCGCCTTCCAGGTAGCCTCAAAGGTCGACTCGCGCACGGTGCTCGACCAGAACGGCGCCGAGGGGCTGCTCGGGCGCGGCGACATGATCTTCGTGCCCCCGGGGGCGGCGCGGCCCATGCGCGTGCACGGCTCCTGGGTGGCCGATGGCGAAGTCAAGGCCATCTGCGAGTTCCTCCGCAAGCAGGGCGCCGCCGTGTACGAGAAGGTGGAGCTGCCGCCCGCGGCGGAGAGCGGCGGCGAGGGCGGTGAGGACCGGGACGACATCTACTGGGATGCCGTGAACCTGGTGATCGCCCAGCGCCAGGCCTCCATCTCGTTCCTCCAGCGCCGCCTCGGCCTCGGCTACCCCAAGGCGGCGCGCTTCATCGACATGATGGAGCAGGACCGGATCATCGGGCCCGGCCAGGGAGCCAAGCCGCGCGAGGTCCTGGTCGGCCCCGACTACCTGACGAAGCACGGCAGATGACTGGCGAGCCGCAGCCGGAGGCGAGGCGAGCGGAGGTGGAGGTCAGGCGAGCGTGAGCGAGCCAGGCGAGCCGCAGCCCGCAGTGCGAGGCGCAGCCGAAGGCGAGCCGAGTAGAAGGATCGAGAGAGCGCGAAGCGCGCCGAGGCGAGCGGAGATGGAGATGGCCCGAGCGGAGCGAGGGAGCGGACTCATGACCACAGCGCTCCTGATCACGGCGCTGGTGGCGCTTGTGGGCCTGGGGCCCCCGCCGGCGGACGCCCAGACGATGGAGGAGGTGGTGTCGGGGCTCGAGGCCACCTATGCCCGGGTGCAGGACCTCCGCGCCGACTTCTCCCAGGTGTCTCACAACCGGAGCCTGGGCCAGGACATCAGGGCGGATGGCACCGTGTACCTCAAGAAGGGCGGGAAGATGCGCTGGGAGTACCGGAGCCCGTCGGCCCAGCAAATCGTCTCGGACGGCAAGTCCCTCTGGGTCTACACCCCCGAGCTGAACCAGGTGAACACGGGCGCCGCGCCCGAGGCCCTGGCCGGTCCGGCAGGAAGCTTCCTGGCTGGCCTCGGACGCGTGCGGGAGCAGTTCCACGTGCGCTTTCTCAACCCGGCCGCCAAGGTGGATACGGCCGGCCGCCCTGTGCTCGACCTCGCCCCGAAGGTACCCACGCCGCTGCTCACCCGGCTCGTGCTCTCGCTGGACCCGAAAGATTTCGTGGTGCGCCAGGCCGTGCTCTACGACCAGCTCCAGAACACGGTCACCATGACGTTCACCCGCGTGACGATCAACGCCGGGCTCAGCGATGCGCTCTTCGCCTTCACGCCACCCAAGGGCACGGCGGTGGTGCCGCTCGCGCCCCGGTAGCGCCAGCCAGGAACAAGGGAGGAGACGGCCGTGGCCGCCGAGAACAGCTTCGACATCGCGTGCAAGGTGGACATGCAGGAGGTCGCCAACGCCATCAACCAGGCGAGGAAGGAGATCGAGACCCGCTACGACCTGAAGGGGACACGGAACGAGATCGCGCAGGAGAAGATGGAGATCGTCCTGACCTCCGCCGACGAGATGAAACTCCGGGCCGTCCTGGACATCCTGCAGTCCCGGCTTCACCGGCGCGGCATCGATCTCAAGGCGCTCACCATCGGCGAGCCCGAGCCCGCGGCCGGGGGAACCCTCCGCCAGACGGTTACGCTCCAGGACGGCATCCCCGTCGAGAAAGCCAAGGAGATCGTGCGCCTGATCAAGGACTCGAAGATCCGGGTCCAGGCCTCGATCCAGGAGAAGCAGGTGCGCGTCGCGGGAAAGAACCGAGACGATCTCCAGGCCGTCATCGCGCTGGTCAAGGCCAAGGATCTCGGCGTCGCGCTCCAGTTCACCAACTACCGCTCCACCTGATTGCCTCCGCCACGTGGAGGTGCTGGCCCCCCCAGGTCCGGCGGCAGAGGGCCCGGATACCGGTGGCCGAGGGGCCTCTCCGGTGGTTCCCTGTCGGCGAGCTTGACAGCAATCCGCCCTGGCCCAGGCTCGGAACGGCACACGACAGGGGAGCTGGGTGGCGCCCAGTTGCTGGTGGCCAGTTCGAGAAGCCCTCTCCGGACGCTGGGTTAGCCTGTAGGCCCAGCGGGGGACGGAATGCTCCCGGCGGGCATCCCTCCCCTTCCGGAACCCCGGTCCAGTGACGGCGGTGCCGGGACCGGCGCCGGCGGGGCGGCCGTGGGCCTTCCGTTTACGAAAGCCCGGACTTCATTGGCGAATACTTGTGATGAGGTCAGAGCTTTGGGTTCCCTCTCGCACCGAGCGCCATGTCGACGGCGTTGACACCTCACCACATTTCCGTGGACAGCCCATGCCTAAGTCAACGAGATCAGTGAAATTCCTGCGTGGCCCTCCACTTGCGCATCCCGTCAGATGCCAGTGGAAGCCACAAACGGGCTGGCAGGGGGAGAGAACATGGTGAGCAAGCTGGTCGGAGCCGTGATGGCGCTGCTGGTCGCTGTCCTGCTCGGGGGGGAGCCGGCCGAGGCGAGTCACCTCGTGCTGGGGAGCGCTGAGGACCTCGCGCTGAGAACCCTTGCGCTGGAGGGGTCAGACGCTACGGGACTGCATAGGGACACCACCTACACCGGTCAGCTGGGGGCATTCCTGAGGGCTGGCCGTCACGAGCCCATTCTCGTCCTGGGGACCGTGGACCTCGGCTTCGGCGGACTGGGATTCCCCGGGGACACCGTCTACGTCAGCGAGGCGGGCCTC
This genomic interval carries:
- a CDS encoding PepSY domain-containing protein, coding for MGRRVLVAVLAASLLAIPGVWADERQEDHERARAALERGEVAPLAQAIAKVQSLYAGDVVETEIESEHGRFRYEIKLLTPEGRVLKVVLDARTLEIVKVKGRPGRDGRRK
- a CDS encoding response regulator transcription factor, which translates into the protein MRILVVEDDPALARQLKAALAETGYAVDRAPDGEEGEFLGETETYDAVVLDLGLPKVDGVTVLRRWRAAGRTMPVLILTARDGWGEKVAGFDAGADDYLGKPFHMEELLARLRALIRRSAGHAQPVLDCGLVRLDTRAGRVTVDGTPVELTAHELKVLSYLMHHLGRVVSRSELTEHVYAQDFDRDSNTIEVFVGRLRRKLGADVIRTYRGRGYCMVAAPAGEDAP
- a CDS encoding ribonuclease J; the protein is MMLVESGEDIVAVDCGLMFPDDEMRGVDYVIPDFSYLRQRRGAFRAVALTHGHEDHVGALSYLLREFDVPVYGTPLTLAIARHRLSEHGLAEQADLRPYGPGDEIRAGAFRLFPIRVTHSIADGIGLCIETPVGTLVHTGDFKLDAHPVDAQQPDYGAFAALGARGVLALCSDSTNVGRPGRTGSETEVGQALAWRFAEAPGRIIVATFASHIHRIQQLLDLAAAGSRKVALLGKSMAANVAVAAELGYLKVPDGLLVTLDEAAELSPERQLILSTGSQGEPNSALALMAAGEHKYFEVGPGDLVIFSSRIIPGNERVLGRLINALLRRGAEVLWEDVAFVHVSGHASQEDLEEMLRLTRPRYFVPVHGEYRHLLQHARLAERMGIPASRIFLLEDGLGLELTRSGARVLSGYPAERVFVDGKGVGDIGAVVLRDREILAESGMVVVALTIDRQTGAIVAGPEIVSRGFVYVKEADDLMAEVKEAIRDALAAREEPEVLDRELFGAIVRSAVRRFINQRFQRKPIVLPVILEV
- a CDS encoding DNA translocase FtsK 4TM domain-containing protein; the encoded protein is MAARIVDPRAEDGTETLATAQDARRRRTVRKAAREHGRWVREVKGILALALAGFALVALYAFDPARHPLDQSSPVGPVGLWLGSASFQVFGYAGYLFPLLLVCYGAGAFVHSRIARGWPGVVGLGLLLVSVAGILARASDTLSELRIHKGGLLGWAITEVLLRSVGTVGTWILLLAIIPVGALFVTQASLGLASRGAGARLAGLWRRRPAPGPAGATPSPNPGEGVGRPEDSEPTAPPPFVVKEPPRPRAGLVEKGLAWQETFDFGTGGARSFQLPAVGLLAAPPATGLQRTREELEANANTLKRKLQDFGVEGHIVQASPGPVITSYEFEPAPGIKVSQVVNLSDDLALAMKAAAVRIVGPIPGRGTVAVEVPNPEQATVYLREILVSSEFIESRGKLPLALGKDTTGNPVVSDLTAMPHLLIAGSTGSGKSVGLNTMICSLLYKATPADVRFLLIDPKRLELGVYEGIPHLLAPVVTDAKEAAMRLKWIVGKMDERYKLLQGKAVRNIEGYNREVPAEEKLPYWIVVVDELADLMMASAGEVQNSLVRLAQIARAVGIHLIVATQRPSVDVVTGLIKANFPTRIAFQVASKVDSRTVLDQNGAEGLLGRGDMIFVPPGAARPMRVHGSWVADGEVKAICEFLRKQGAAVYEKVELPPAAESGGEGGEDRDDIYWDAVNLVIAQRQASISFLQRRLGLGYPKAARFIDMMEQDRIIGPGQGAKPREVLVGPDYLTKHGR
- the lolA gene encoding outer membrane lipoprotein chaperone LolA, yielding MTTALLITALVALVGLGPPPADAQTMEEVVSGLEATYARVQDLRADFSQVSHNRSLGQDIRADGTVYLKKGGKMRWEYRSPSAQQIVSDGKSLWVYTPELNQVNTGAAPEALAGPAGSFLAGLGRVREQFHVRFLNPAAKVDTAGRPVLDLAPKVPTPLLTRLVLSLDPKDFVVRQAVLYDQLQNTVTMTFTRVTINAGLSDALFAFTPPKGTAVVPLAPR
- a CDS encoding YajQ family cyclic di-GMP-binding protein, whose protein sequence is MAAENSFDIACKVDMQEVANAINQARKEIETRYDLKGTRNEIAQEKMEIVLTSADEMKLRAVLDILQSRLHRRGIDLKALTIGEPEPAAGGTLRQTVTLQDGIPVEKAKEIVRLIKDSKIRVQASIQEKQVRVAGKNRDDLQAVIALVKAKDLGVALQFTNYRST